The following proteins are encoded in a genomic region of Oncorhynchus kisutch isolate 150728-3 linkage group LG6, Okis_V2, whole genome shotgun sequence:
- the LOC109883091 gene encoding permeability factor 2-like, with amino-acid sequence MSIRMSASLVVVLLALLTITEGMSLRGMGADLRCRCIETESRRIGKLIKKVEMFPPSSHCRDTEIIATLSKSGQEICLDVSAPWVKKVIEKMLANNK; translated from the exons ATGAGCATCAGAATGTCAGCCAGCCTTGTCGTTGTGCTCCTGGCCCTCCTGACCATTACTGAGG GGATGAGTCTGAGAGGCATGGGGGCTGACCTGCGATGTCGCTGCATTGAGACGGAGAGCAGACGTATTGGTAAACTCATTAAGAAGGTGGAGATGTTCCCTCCCAGCTCGCACTGCAGagacactgagatcat TGCCACTCTGAGCAAGAGCGGTCAGGAGATTTGTCTGGATGTCAGCGCTCCTTGGGTCAAGAAGGTCATTGAGAAGATGCTGGCCAA CAACAAATGA
- the LOC109883094 gene encoding forkhead box protein D2 has product MTLDLEPMEDFVIDVVGEGLRDNGDEHLVSLPLEEARSAEHEPDTFLSSSGQDEDRDDYSPTSKRPPAASKSPASVKPPYSYIALITMAILQSPKKRLTLSEICDFISHRFVYYREKFPAWQNSIRHNLSLNDCFVKMPREPGNPGKGNYWTLDPNSSDMFENGSFLRRRKRFKRQHFRFGVLKEQPLEPSGFHNLYSTYGLGTAGLQLPSLEIYPFGFHHHAHSSCAPTIPPVSCLLPALSSLFTRNTFAAKAFLQSQQPVTIGSFNPSRCATFSSALTSCAPYASPALFHSTASPHLASLHQEYQKLQTQRSTSDLAK; this is encoded by the coding sequence ATGACATTGGACTTGGAGCCCATGGAAGATTTTGTTATTGACGTAGTGGGAGAGGGACTCAGGGATAACGGAGATGAGCATCTCGTGTCCTTACCTTTGGAAGAGGCGAGAAGCGCAGAGCATGAACCTGACACTTTTTTGTCTTCGAGCGGGCAGGACGAGGATAGGGACGACTACTCACCCACATCGAAGCGTCCTCCAGCAGCAAGTAAAAGCCCGGCGTCGGTAAAGCCTCCGTACTCCTACATCGCTTTGATAACAATGGCCATATTACAAAGCCCCAAAAAGCGTCTTACCCTCAGCGAGATATGTGACTTTATCAGCCACCGATTCGTTTATTATCGTGAGAAGTTCCCTGCCTGGCAGAATTCCATCAGACACAACCTTTCGCTCAATGACTGCTTTGTCAAAATGCCCCGGGAGCCTGGTAATCCAGGGAAGGGAAACTACTGGACGCTGGACCCCAATTCTTCGGACATGTTTGAGAATGGGAGCTTTCTGCGTCGAAGGAAGAGGTTCAAACGCCAGCATTTTCGTTTCGGGGTGCTCAAGGAGCAACCCCTTGAGCCCAGTGGCTTTCACAACTTGTATAGTACTTATGGACTTGGCACAGCGGGTCTTCAGCTACCCAGTTTGGAGATATATCCGTTCGGCTTCCATCACCATGCACACTCGTCATGCGCGCCCACCATCCCACCTGTTAGCTGCCTGCTACCGGCTTTGTCGAGCCTGTTTACCCGGAACACTTTCGCTGCCAAGGCTTTTCTTCAATCACAGCAGCCTGTCACTATCGGGTCCTTCAATCCGAGCCGCTGTGCCACCTTTTCTTCCGCTTTGACCTCCTGCGCTCCCTACGCGTCCCCTGCGCTGTTCCACTCCACGGCGTCACCACATCTCGCCAGTTTACATCAAGAATATCAGAAATTACAAACCCAGCGCAGCACCTCTGACCTGGCTAAATGA
- the LOC109892273 gene encoding GTPase IMAP family member 7-like isoform X2: protein MASGPPQTELRLVLLGRTRAGQSAAGNAILGHQAFLTQTASEPAVTQECEKHRGTIAGRWVSVVVAQDWFCSERPPEEVRHHVSSCVALSAPGPHAFLLCVPVDRPADMELRALEALEKVFGPTAVSGHTLVLFTHTDQMVLGQQLDEYIATRRKDLLELVVMCGDRYHSLERRSRGEKDERKSVEELLEKVEQTVKESGVEFYSCPLYQEAEARVREKQAEIVWQRRGGEELNEEVPSSASPPEQELDDEEMARVREEAERSVHNLNIDTEGITSLSPASSSPSFLSSLWQGLTGWLRRLPKMLRMESLLGAFVGLFVGGPVGRMLGATVGSVATEVGRRKTPKTEKKK from the exons CACAAACAG AGCTGAGGCTGGTTCTGCTTGGCCGGACAAGAGCAGGACAGAGTGCAGCTGGAAACGCCATACTGGGCCACCAGGCTTTCCTTACCCAGACTGCCAGTGAGCCAGCTGTTACTCAGGAATGTGAGAAGCACAGAGGAACCATAGCAGGGAGATGG GTATCAGTGGTAGTCGCCCAAGACTGGTTCTGCTCAGAGCGCCCCCCGGAGGAGGTGAGGCACCATGTCTCCTCTTGTGTGGCCCTGTCGGCCCCGGGGCCTCATGCCTTCCTGCTGTGTGTCCCTGTGGACCGGCCGGCTGACATGGAGCTGCGGGCCCTGGAGGCCCTGGAGAAGGTTTTTGGCCCCACTGCAGTCAGTGGACACACCCTGGTCCTCTTCACCCACACAGACCAGATGGTTCTGGGACAACAGCTAGACGAGTACATCGCCACCAGACGCAAAGACCTACTGGAGCTGGTGGTGATGTGTGGAGACCGCTATCACTCtctggagaggaggagtagaggagagaaggatgagaggaaGAGTGTGGAAGAGCTGCTGGAGAAGGTTGAACAGACTGTAAAAGAGAGCGGGGTGGAGTTCTACAGCTGCCCCCTCTACCAGGAGGCTGAGGCCAGGGTGAGAGAGAAGCAGGCAGAGATAGTGTggcagagaagagggggagaggagctaAATGAAGAGGTGCCCTCCTCAGCCTCACCTCCAGAGCAAGAGCTAGATGATGAAGAGATGGCAAGAGTtagggaggaggcagagaggagtgtGCACAACCTGAACATAGACACAGAGGGTATTACCTCTctttctcctgcctcctcctctccatcatttCTCTCGTCCTTGTGGCAGGGGTTGACAGGGTGGCTGAGGAGGCTGCCCAAGATGCTGAGGATGGAGTCTCTGCTGGGGGCTTTCGTTGGCCTGTTTGTAGGTGGGCCCGTTGGGCGGATGCTGGGGGCCACTGTGGGCTCAGTAGCCACTGAAGTGGGGAGAAGGAAGACACCgaagacagagaaaaagaaatAA
- the LOC109892273 gene encoding GTPase IMAP family member 7-like isoform X1, translating into MASGPPQTEHSISSPCPNAELRLVLLGRTRAGQSAAGNAILGHQAFLTQTASEPAVTQECEKHRGTIAGRWVSVVVAQDWFCSERPPEEVRHHVSSCVALSAPGPHAFLLCVPVDRPADMELRALEALEKVFGPTAVSGHTLVLFTHTDQMVLGQQLDEYIATRRKDLLELVVMCGDRYHSLERRSRGEKDERKSVEELLEKVEQTVKESGVEFYSCPLYQEAEARVREKQAEIVWQRRGGEELNEEVPSSASPPEQELDDEEMARVREEAERSVHNLNIDTEGITSLSPASSSPSFLSSLWQGLTGWLRRLPKMLRMESLLGAFVGLFVGGPVGRMLGATVGSVATEVGRRKTPKTEKKK; encoded by the exons CACAAACAG AACACTCCATCTCCTCGCCTTGTCCCAATGCAGAGCTGAGGCTGGTTCTGCTTGGCCGGACAAGAGCAGGACAGAGTGCAGCTGGAAACGCCATACTGGGCCACCAGGCTTTCCTTACCCAGACTGCCAGTGAGCCAGCTGTTACTCAGGAATGTGAGAAGCACAGAGGAACCATAGCAGGGAGATGG GTATCAGTGGTAGTCGCCCAAGACTGGTTCTGCTCAGAGCGCCCCCCGGAGGAGGTGAGGCACCATGTCTCCTCTTGTGTGGCCCTGTCGGCCCCGGGGCCTCATGCCTTCCTGCTGTGTGTCCCTGTGGACCGGCCGGCTGACATGGAGCTGCGGGCCCTGGAGGCCCTGGAGAAGGTTTTTGGCCCCACTGCAGTCAGTGGACACACCCTGGTCCTCTTCACCCACACAGACCAGATGGTTCTGGGACAACAGCTAGACGAGTACATCGCCACCAGACGCAAAGACCTACTGGAGCTGGTGGTGATGTGTGGAGACCGCTATCACTCtctggagaggaggagtagaggagagaaggatgagaggaaGAGTGTGGAAGAGCTGCTGGAGAAGGTTGAACAGACTGTAAAAGAGAGCGGGGTGGAGTTCTACAGCTGCCCCCTCTACCAGGAGGCTGAGGCCAGGGTGAGAGAGAAGCAGGCAGAGATAGTGTggcagagaagagggggagaggagctaAATGAAGAGGTGCCCTCCTCAGCCTCACCTCCAGAGCAAGAGCTAGATGATGAAGAGATGGCAAGAGTtagggaggaggcagagaggagtgtGCACAACCTGAACATAGACACAGAGGGTATTACCTCTctttctcctgcctcctcctctccatcatttCTCTCGTCCTTGTGGCAGGGGTTGACAGGGTGGCTGAGGAGGCTGCCCAAGATGCTGAGGATGGAGTCTCTGCTGGGGGCTTTCGTTGGCCTGTTTGTAGGTGGGCCCGTTGGGCGGATGCTGGGGGCCACTGTGGGCTCAGTAGCCACTGAAGTGGGGAGAAGGAAGACACCgaagacagagaaaaagaaatAA